A single window of Vibrio gazogenes DNA harbors:
- a CDS encoding sulfatase, whose translation MKTNVLALTLLAATISSTVNAADFTPQKQSEKPNIVLIMAEDLSPRWGAYGDSVAKTPNIDALAKESVRFQQVYAMAPVSAPSRAGVITGRFPQTLGLQHMRTTNYPGGGYIGVPESQVKGYPELLRANGYFTYNDTKTDYQFSGGPMNIGPFTLWDQHGSSKNMDDFMVPTAWRNYDLHGKPFFLHLNPQITHESGIFRKEDLLDKKWERLVNRWDKLRAHYNIQLTDPKDIKLEPYYPDTPRVRRDIARHYDNVQVMDQMVGKIVQGLKKDGLWDNTILIVTTDHGDGIPRHKRDLYDSGLKVPFMVHVPKQYRPSWWKQNGQTESRLVSFEDLAPTLLGFSGSQVPDYMTGVDLSKDNATVREYIYAGRDRFDSVPQYGRSVRNARYSYVYNEHTEIPGGYDNNFRNNLGIMQSMKAENEADHLNKQQKIWFEPRPQEELYDKVNDPYELNNLAQDPKYKAVLETMRQALVAWDGSAVDMSLMPESEMVKQILDKDGKQRVTEAPFGHYNSLFKTFSIVNRTQNASIGYRFDDGDWLLYTKALKVPQGVHQIEFKSVRYGWKESENQSYTFQ comes from the coding sequence ATGAAGACAAATGTCCTAGCTTTAACATTGTTAGCTGCCACTATCAGCAGTACGGTCAATGCGGCTGATTTTACACCACAGAAACAGTCTGAAAAACCGAATATCGTTCTGATTATGGCTGAAGATCTGAGCCCGAGGTGGGGGGCCTATGGGGACTCTGTCGCAAAAACCCCGAATATTGATGCATTGGCAAAAGAGAGCGTCCGTTTTCAACAGGTTTATGCGATGGCTCCCGTTTCCGCACCGAGTCGAGCTGGTGTGATTACCGGCAGATTTCCACAAACCTTAGGCTTACAGCATATGCGCACGACCAATTATCCCGGTGGTGGATATATTGGCGTGCCTGAATCACAAGTCAAAGGTTACCCCGAACTGCTCCGTGCCAACGGGTATTTCACTTACAATGATACCAAAACCGACTATCAGTTTTCGGGTGGGCCAATGAATATCGGGCCATTTACGTTGTGGGATCAACATGGTTCATCTAAAAATATGGATGATTTTATGGTTCCGACAGCGTGGCGGAATTACGATCTTCATGGCAAGCCATTCTTCTTACATCTCAATCCACAGATTACGCATGAGTCAGGGATTTTCCGCAAGGAAGATCTGTTGGATAAGAAATGGGAGCGGTTGGTTAATCGGTGGGATAAATTGCGGGCCCATTACAATATTCAGCTAACGGATCCGAAGGATATCAAACTTGAACCCTATTATCCCGACACGCCGAGAGTCAGACGTGATATTGCCCGACATTACGACAATGTTCAGGTGATGGATCAGATGGTCGGCAAGATCGTTCAGGGGTTGAAGAAAGACGGACTCTGGGACAACACCATTTTGATCGTGACGACGGATCACGGTGACGGTATTCCCCGACATAAACGCGATCTCTATGATTCGGGGCTGAAAGTACCATTTATGGTGCATGTACCGAAGCAATATCGCCCCTCATGGTGGAAACAAAATGGTCAAACAGAAAGTCGTCTGGTCTCTTTTGAAGATTTAGCCCCGACCCTTCTTGGGTTCTCCGGCAGCCAAGTTCCGGACTATATGACCGGGGTTGATTTATCGAAAGATAACGCAACTGTACGTGAATATATCTATGCCGGACGGGATCGTTTCGATAGCGTACCTCAATATGGGCGAAGTGTTCGGAACGCACGCTATAGTTATGTGTATAACGAGCATACGGAAATCCCCGGTGGATATGACAATAATTTCCGTAACAATCTGGGAATCATGCAATCGATGAAGGCGGAGAATGAAGCCGATCATCTGAACAAACAGCAAAAAATCTGGTTTGAGCCTCGCCCTCAGGAAGAGCTGTATGACAAGGTCAATGACCCATATGAGCTGAACAATCTGGCACAAGACCCTAAATATAAAGCGGTACTTGAAACCATGCGTCAGGCTTTGGTTGCGTGGGATGGCAGTGCCGTGGATATGTCACTGATGCCTGAGTCTGAAATGGTTAAACAGATTTTGGATAAAGACGGTAAACAGCGAGTGACAGAAGCACCGTTTGGTCATTACAACTCATTGTTTAAGACATTTTCGATAGTGAACCGGACTCAGAACGCATCTATCGGTTATCGATTTGATGACGGAGACTGGCTGTTGTACACCAAGGCACTCAAAGTCCCGCAAGGGGTGCATCAAATTGAATTTAAATCCGTAAGATATGGGTGGAAAGAAAGTGAAAACCAGAGCTACACATTTCAATAA